The Huiozyma naganishii CBS 8797 chromosome 6, complete genome genome includes a window with the following:
- the TOF1 gene encoding Tof1p (similar to Saccharomyces cerevisiae TOF1 (YNL273W); ancestral locus Anc_1.79), translating into MESDDTLNVLRARIALLATAIGGPDYNSQLDPLPYKLGDDCLACLKDLKRWFKLVDDKQNTWEVAMAAAEFKVLTDDLVPILVDWEEKCSLEAKLTKKNKPSPFRNKSYYDKVALQCLQLLVLMTWPLIITEHSSASQVNVYTDLKKHQLLYKKAILSTQQGKVLKAVIRLVLNVMKIDRLSRTPRDNLTIKLALNFFRNVLSIEPGELMITTKKKPSATKGISSVDTLPPNVSMDDISLNAVINSFERNKVFKLLLTLSNSVNTEFDPDFIIIPVLEIMFYLTKDINPRLLFSRDLQSQEGKDTRQTGSKAGNELSNLLSKEFQMKKNLIKNTSSRHSRFGTLLSVETPEKIRLTVSGSQNILDESKALQKLDSRKKWSKRTTRVKDDPLEKGLPNSLLNSQQTSYLALQSGATLKSFLNFIDNFLNSSFNIVLHGVTNYMTTEQDKLVIIEQIEYLLFYSWFIQYQILKCSAGGGKPTDTANVSEALKETSFILASHLLRSAFEMKNWIVVHAGMIAFNELLSLLNYEKGNPETDKEDIEFIISKLFSGERIHLLSNLPRMANRHTPQYMKSCIDLTHSVLKTLELYTSDERHLVVEGKKTRRKNASKNTQLTNDSIERTMELYQVDRDEAIDILDSQATTMDVNFHKVQNAFINEATVETYINFLQRFRELDDDQIKKIISFFHRVFVQAKEESFLFRFDLIVLLQEMLSDDGLARNARVRKHVDQFANYYLQRLKNRLKKFPSWAVHLLFPALHDMEIGYFQKYGERKAMKKNNFYGAPPSIIKPFPEQEQLPANVLKDMSFGVLVSTLIDDSKTDLLDLLAQHMSKSLDIFRSWLTVNIEKETETENPPNQKFSVPDDIGNPLLFDKDFRALLKLIGYSIPSNQNETCYLPGLVEISELNNSFQAIKKYTTTTFETPNGQPSSTYLIRPRNTNDDSPFDNNGEDDGWTGHDSYDLNDPSIVRDEEVDDNEYFKDLERGGTTSTYSTNTAKGIAAKKSKKKQGKAGNKIRNGDESGSRRKREPPVVSSKEYIDSDDDDDDNAFDSIFFENEIYLRWIMNRSKSQLTPEQHSMFGKFVEERIRNNGLVNGDYSDLFGGAIPSLNTLKALDTSESLADKTLLNLSSKMEAETNYLSSDSDSSDENVKAVSNDKETLPVLPSTANSEESDSSNILSEKEYYSAEFDTNTHISSKESLKRKNDTSDEDEDDAETLLKSNEKQYSRTHKKRLIVAEEDEDD; encoded by the coding sequence ATGGAGTCTGACGATACACTCAATGTGCTGCGGGCAAGAATCGCGCTTTTGGCGACTGCTATTGGTGGTCCAGACTACAACTCACAGCTTGACCCACTGCCTTACAAGCTGGGCGATGACTGTCTTGCATGTCTGAAGGACCTGAAACGTTGGTTCAAATTGGTCGATGACAAACAAAACACCTGGGAAGTCGCTATGGCGGCCGCCGAGTTCAAAGTGCTCACTGACGATCTCGTCCCGATTCTAGTCGACTGGGAGGAAAAATGTTCGCTGGAGGCTAAGTTgacaaagaagaacaagccCTCGCCGTTTAGAAATAAGAGTTACTACGATAAAGTGGCACTGCAGTGCCTGCAGCTGCTGGTGCTCATGACGTGGCCGTTGATCATCACGGAACACTCCTCGGCAAGCCAGGTCAACGTATATACGGACCTGAAGAAACACCAGCTGCTATACAAAAAGGCAATCCTGTCCACCCAGCAGGGGAAAGTGCTCAAAGCGGTGATAAGACTGGTTCTGAACGTAATGAAAATAGACAGACTCTCAAGAACTCCTAGGGATAACCTGACCATCAAATTGGCACTCAACTTCTTCAGGAACGTCCTGTCGATAGAACCAGGGGAGTTGATGATCACAacgaaaaagaaacctTCCGCAACGAAGGGTATATCGTCAGTGGACACTTTACCCCCAAACGTATCAATGGATGATATTTCCCTAAATGCAGTTATCAACTCCTTTGAAAGGAATAAAGTATTCAAGTTGCTGCTGACCTTGTCAAATTCAGTAAATACCGAATTCGACCCGGACTTCATCATCATACCCGTGTTAGAGATCATGTTTTACTTGACCAAAGATATAAACCCACGACTGCTGTTCAGCAGAGACCTGCAATCCCAGGAGGGGAAGGACACCCGTCAAACTGGATCCAAAGCGGGGAACGAGTTATCTAACCTGCTATCAAAAGAATTCcaaatgaagaaaaacttAATCAAAAATACGTCTTCGAGACACTCCAGATTCGGTACTTTACTCTCCGTGGAGACCCCAGAAAAAATCAGACTCACCGTTTCTGGTTCACAAAACATACTCGATGAATCTAAGGCATTACAGAAGCTAGATAGCAGGAAGAAATGGTCCAAACGGACCACAAGAGTCAAGGATGACCCGCTGGAGAAGGGGCTTCCAAACAGTCTGCTAAACTCGCAGCAAACGTCGTACCTGGCATTACAATCGGGGGCGACTTTGAAATCGTTCTTGAACTTTATAGACAACTTCCTCAACTCAAGTTTCAACATCGTCCTCCACGGTGTGACAAACTACATGACCACTGAGCAGGATAAACTCGTCATCATAGAACAGATAGAGTACCTCCTTTTCTATTCATGGTTTATTCAGTACCAAATCCTAAAATGTTCCGCTGGTGGTGGCAAACCCACAGATACAGCTAACGTCTCTGAAGCACTGAAGGAGACCTCCTTTATTTTGGCGTCTCATTTATTGAGGTCTGCGTTCGAAATGAAAAACTGGATCGTGGTACACGCTGGTATGATTGCCTTCAACGAACTATTATCGCTCCTCAATTACGAGAAGGGGAACCCAGAAACTGACAAAGAGGACATAGAATTCATAATAAGCAAGTTATTCAGTGGAGAGAGGATCCACCTCCTTTCCAATCTACCTCGGATGGCTAATAGACACACGCCACAGTACATGAAAAGTTGTATTGATTTGACTCACAGCGTTTTGAAGACGTTGGAACTATATACATCTGATGAAAGACACCTAGTGGTAGAAGGGAAGAAGACTCGTCGGAAAAACGCGAGCAAGAATACACAACTTACAAATGATAGCATTGAAAGAACGATGGAGTTATATCAGGTTGACCGAGATGAGGCAATTGACATTTTAGATTCTCAAGCGACAACAATGGACGTCAATTTCCACAAAGTCCAAAACGCCTTCATAAATGAAGCCACGGTAGAGACGTATATCAATTTCTTACAACGATTCAGGGAACTAGATGACGACCAGATCAAAAAGATAATTTCCTTTTTCCATAGAGTCTTCGTCCAGGCAAAAGAAGAGTCCTTTTTGTTCCGGTTCGACCTCATTGTGCTACTACAAGAAATGCTGTCTGATGATGGACTGGCAAGAAATGCGAGAGTCAGGAAGCACGTTGATCAATTTGCCAATTATTACCTACAAAGGTTGAAGAATAGATTAAAAAAGTTCCCATCTTGGGCTGTTCACCTACTCTTCCCAGCTTTGCATGATATGGAAATTGGTTATTTCCAGAAATACGGCGAGAGAAAagcgatgaagaaaaataatTTCTACGGTGCCCCTCCAAGCATAATCAAACCTTTCCcggaacaagaacaattACCAGCAAATGTCCTCAAGGATATGTCGTTTGGTGTCCTCGTATCTACATTAATCGATGATTCTAAGACTGATTTGCTAGACTTATTGGCTCAGCATATGTCAAAGAGTTTAGACATCTTCCGCTCGTGGTTGACAGTCAATatcgaaaaagaaacagagacaGAAAATCCGCCAAACCAAAAGTTCAGTGTTCCAGACGATATTGGGAACCCACTTTTGTTTGATAAAGATTTCAGAGCACTTTTGAAGCTGATAGGCTATTCCattccttcaaatcaaaaTGAGACCTGTTATTTACCGGGACTGGTGGAAATTTCGGAACTGAACAATTCTTTTCAGGCCATTAAGAAGTATACCACGACCACCTTTGAAACACCCAACGGACAACCGTCATCCACATACTTAATAAGACCCCGTAATACAAATGATGACAGTCCCTTTGATAATAACGGGGAGGATGATGGCTGGACTGGTCATGATTCTTACGATCTTAATGACCCGAGCATTGTCAGAGACGAAGAAGTGGACGATAACGAATACTTTAAAGATTTAGAGCGCGGGGGCACTACATCAACTTATAGTACGAATACTGCCAAGGGTATAGCTGCGAAAAAAAGTAAGAAGAAGCAAGGGAAAGCGGGAAATAAAATTCGAAATGGAGATGAATCAGGTAGTCGTCGGAAAAGGGAACCTCCTGTCGTTTCAAGCAAAGAGTATATCGATTctgatgacgacgacgatgataACGCTTTTgattcaatattttttgagaaTGAAATATATTTGAGATGGATAATGAACCGAAGCAAAAGCCAATTGACCCCTGAACAGCATTCTATGTTTGGtaaatttgttgaagaaagaataCGCAATAATGGTCTAGTCAATGGCGATTATTCAGATCTTTTTGGCGGCGCGATTCCTTCTCTAAACACCCTAAAAGCGCTAGACACCTCTGAATCTCTTGCCGATAAGACTTTATTAAATCTGAGTTCGAAAATGGAAGCAGAAACCAATTATCTCTCTTCAGACTCGGATAGTTCCGATGAGAACGTCAAAGCTGTATCTAATGATAAAGAGACCCTTCCGGTGCTACCCTCTACAGCAAATTCTGAAGAATCCGACTCCAGCAATATCCTTTCTGAAAAGGAGTATTACTCCGCTGAATTTGACACAAATACTCACATTTCCTCGAAAGAGTCGTTGAAGCGCAAGAACGATACTTccgacgaagacgaagatgacGCTGAAACTCTACTTAAGAGCAACGAAAAGCAATACTCAAGGACCCACAAAAAAAGACTAAttgttgctgaagaagacgaagacgactGA
- the SEC2 gene encoding guanine nucleotide exchange factor SEC2 (similar to Saccharomyces cerevisiae SEC2 (YNL272C); ancestral locus Anc_1.81), which yields MEGAEQVGESVAVDTADESKRISLQITSMSTQLMESIQNQSLLEEKLNRANKAAAALKEQTVHYDELKGRVAKLEASLTNRDEEMAALKSALAEEKSKRAASDKSVEELQSEVEDLTASLFSEANNMVADARKEKHTTEILNRKLLEAVNEKDNALETMKIQLKHLRKMLEKVDVGSPSATGRSSMTSADTDTNSLKGIVTRSSNQSQSDTAPLVVYSPSVGSVRYDLSLYSEFLKFLVSLPRCTQIRDTESESKLVRRLINDEIAPILRIDSAPGIGWMAKKSLMNVMLEGMVIIEPNSGVNENYQHGHSSPSISQHSLGKSQPHLFSYPADSPPIASFESCALCGESRSDIYEHERLHKMKIQQKRDDGTLEVVNLYPLCLWCLLRVRQTCEIFSFLRSLKTGVWGLETIKTRGSPTSAKSKKFDLNNAPIRRNKTKNSANRTKRMSWMAGLGLNTPTSSSSAPNDVSLMEPSTTFTDKNGLPNTNIKRAWLQLCKLRSILHWAHIGIWSVSDALDLKIGPITTDPDDAEDDYSQSSFMNLNLNSNNDSSEGQPRNSIPPTAQSLVIAEESGKLAEESAVNSVNSPAVKEERANEELELDAKPGDGQLETTKTNESDDVIGSYAEEVQSPVDEAHPDSSTSNDNFDDAKENI from the coding sequence ATGGAGGGGGCAGAACAGGTGGGCGAGAGCGTTGCTGTGGATACGGCTGACGAGTCCAAGAGAATATCGCTTCAGATCACGTCCATGTCCACGCAGTTGATGGAAAGTATCCAGAATCAGTCGCTTTTGGAGGAAAAATTAAACCGTGCTAATAAGGCAGCTGCTGCGCTGAAGGAGCAAACGGTCCACTACGACGAACTGAAGGGACGGGTTGCTAAATTGGAGGCCTCTCTGACGAATAGGGATGAGGAGATGGCAGCTTTGAAGAGCGCTCTTGCtgaggagaagagcaaaagGGCTGCGTCGGACAAGAGTGTGGAGGAGTTACAGAGTGAGGTAGAGGATCTCACGGCTTCGCTCTTTTCAGAGGCGAACAATATGGTTGCAGACGCACGTAAGGAGAAACACACTactgaaattttgaacaggAAGCTGTTAGAAGCTGTTAATGAAAAGGATAATGCGTTGGAGACGATGAAGATTCAATTGAAGCACTTGAGGAAAATGTTGGAGAAGGTGGACGTTGGTTCACCTTCGGCAACCGGGAGATCCTCCATGACGAGTGCAGACACTGATaccaattctttgaagggGATCGTCACCAGAAGCTCTAATCAGTCGCAGAGTGATACAGCACCCTTGGTCGTCTACTCACCAAGTGTTGGCTCGGTACGATACGATTTGAGCCTATACAgcgagtttttgaagttcttggTTTCGCTCCCACGTTGTACGCAAATACGCGACACTGAATCGGAATCTAAACTGGTTAGACGACTGATCAACGATGAAATAGCTCCCATTCTCAGAATAGATAGTGCACCTGGTATCGGGTGGATGGCCAAGAAATCGTTGATGAACGTGATGTTGGAGGGCATGGTTATCATCGAGCCCAACAGCGGTGTCAACGAGAATTATCAACATGGACATTCGTCCCCATCAATAAGTCAGCATTCGTTGGGCAAATCACAGCCGCATCTCTTCAGTTATCCAGCGGACTCTCCGCCAATTGCTTCGTTTGAATCTTGTGCGCTCTGTGGCGAATCCAGAAGCGATATCTACGAGCACGAGAGGCTGCATAAAATGAAAATTCAGCAGAAAAGAGACGACGGTACTCTCGAGGTGGTTAACCTTTACCCATTGTGTCTATGGTGTTTATTGCGGGTGAGGCAAACTTGTGAGatattctcttttctcAGATCCTTGAAGACTGGTGTCTGGGGGTTGGAAACGATCAAGACCAGAGGCTCGCCGACGTCTGCCAAGTCAAAGAAATTTGATTTGAATAATGCTCCAATACGTCGGAATAAAACTAAAAACTCTGCTAACAGGACCAAGAGAATGAGTTGGATGGCCGGATTAGGCTTAAACACTCCAACGAGTAGTTCTTCCGCACCCAATGATGTGTCTTTAATGGAaccttcaacaacatttACGGACAAAAATGGCCTACCGAACACGAATATTAAAAGGGCATGGCTACAGCTTTGCAAACTGAGATCTATTCTACATTGGGCCCATATTGGTATTTGGTCTGTCAGTGATGCATTGGACCTCAAGATTGGTCCAATAACCACGGACCCGGACGATGCTGAAGATGATTACAGTCAAAGTTCTTTCATGAATTTAAATTTGAATTCAAACAACGACAGCAGTGAGGGACAACCTCGCAATTCTATACCGCCAACTGCCCAAAGTCTCGTCATAGCAGAGGAAAGTGGGAAGCTAGCTGAGGAATCTGCCGTGAATTCTGTCAACTCTCCAGCAGTTAAGGAGGAAAGAGCAAATGAAGAGCTAGAATTAGATGCAAAACCGGGAGATGGACAATTAGAAACTACTAAAACAAACGAAAGTGATGATGTTATTGGAAGTTATGCGGAAGAAGTACAATCACCTGTTGATGAAGCCCATCCGGACTCGTCGACTAGCAATGACAATTTCGACGACGCGAAGGAGAATATTTAG